One segment of Scleropages formosus chromosome 23, fSclFor1.1, whole genome shotgun sequence DNA contains the following:
- the LOC108933272 gene encoding probable C-mannosyltransferase DPY19L4 isoform X3, which yields MAMTELRHRKEQTCQEPEKTLRTDLEDEMGCSSDLQHKLEGDQAEEEWKQSGSEDGGLTSNAVGREEVQEEKEEMDEPKASAAKRSRSLGKSVLLQHLVKLFFGCLAAVTCGMMYAVYLSTYHERKFWFSSRQELEREITFQGGNGLYYYYYKYMLAASSFEKGINDLMRDNRTISAQTINAVEQLSLYPELITSFLYRVTGSQDMIEPVYFYIGVVFGLQALYVTALFVSSWVMSGTWVAGMLAVAWYIINRPDTTKVDYAIPLRDNWALPYFSCQVAALTGFLRNNISSSGEMFCYLLLSASTFTFILIWEHSHYVLFIQSLALFLLDCFDLVQPRKMADIHKVYLCSIILAYMLQFQNPSLLSSPLLSLLVGSVLARYLQQNMKAGRMAARLMKIVLHFYLVFTIGITFSYIIKKTIPVNESDHILKFLEVKFGLNSTTDFVTNLLLCQEGFQSPGQDYFLRLTQASVLPFYLLVLLVCLLSTLQAIRRRLSGEPIKAKLRLEDGMIGEQPEVIYHVFHTLLFGALAMLFVGMKYLWTPYVCMFTAFGVCSPELWVTVFKWLKLKSVHPVVLGLILSTAVPTIIGFSLWREYFPRLISELSELQEFYDPDTVELMNWIKTQAPTAAVFAGSPQLMGAVKLCSGWTVTSLPLYTDINLLRRSENIYQVYAMRSAEDIYKILMSYKASHVIIEEAICGEMNPSKGCRIKDLLDISNGHM from the exons A TGGCAATGACTGAGTTGAGACACAGGAAGGAACAGACATGCCAAGAACCCGAGAAAACTTTGAGAACAGATTTGGAGGATGAAATGGGGTGTTCTTCTGATCTACAACATAAACTCGAAG GAGACCAGGCTGAGGAGGAGTGGAAGCAGTCAGGCTCTGAGGATGGAGGATTGACAAGCAATGCAGTGGGACGGGAGGAGGtacaggaggagaaagaggaaatgGATGAACCTAAGGCCTCTGCTGCGAAAAGATCCAGAAGCTTAGGCAAGT CTGTTCTGCTCCAACACCTGGTGAAATTGTTCTTTGGATGCCTGGCAGCTGTGACCTGTGGCATGATGTATGCTGTTTATCTCTCCACATACCACGAGAGGAAGTTCTGGTTCTCCAGCAGACAG GAGCTGGAACGTGAAATTACCTTTCAGGGAGGTAATGGGCTCTACTATTATTACTACAAATACATGCTGGCTGCCTCATCCTTTGAAAAAG GGATTAATGACCTGATGCGTGACAACAGGACCATCTCTGCTCAGACCATAAATGCTGTGGAGCAGCTATCCTTGTACCCTGAACTCATCACTAGCTTTCTGTACAGAGTCACGGGCAGCCAG GATATGATCGAGCCGGTGTATTTCTACATCGGAGTGGTGTTTGGCCTGCAAGCATTGTATGTAACGGCGCTCTTTGTGTCCAGCTGGGTGATGAGTGGTACTTGGGTGGCGGGAATGCTGGCCGTGGCCTGGTACATTATCAACAG GCCAGACACAACAAAAGTAGACTACGCAATTCCACTGAGGGACAACTGGGCCCTGCCCTACTTCTCCTGTCAAGTTGCAGCCTTAACTGGGTTCCTTAGAAACAACATTAGCTCCTCTGGTGAG ATGTTCTGCTATCTCCTCCTGAGTGCTTCTACCTTCACCTTCATCTTGATCTGGGAGCACAGCCACTATGTACTGTTTATTCAGAGCCTGGCTCTCTTCCTGCTGGATTGCTTTGACCTGGTGCAGCCTCGTAAG ATGGCAGATATCCACAAGGTCTACTTGTGTTCAATCATCCTGGCCTACATGCTACAGTTCCAGAATCCCAGCCTGCTCAGCTCTccacttctcagcctcctggTTGGCTCCGTGCTTGCGAGGTACTTGCAG CAAAACATGAAGGCTGGCCGCATGGCTGCAAGACTGATGAAGATTGTGTTGCACTTCTACTTGGTCTTCACAATTGGTATTACATTTAGCTATATCATTAAG AAAACCATTCCTGTCAATGAAAGTGACCATATATTAAAATTTCTTGAAGTCAAGTTTGGACTTAATTCCACAAC GGACTTTGTGACAAACCTGCTGCTGTGCCAGGAGGGCTTCCAGAGTCCTGGGCAGGACTACTTCTTGCGCCTTACACAGGCTTCGGTGCTGCCCTTCTACCTCCTCGTTCTGTTGGTCTGTCTGCTTTCCACTCTGCAGGCTATTCGCCGAAGGCTCAG TGGTGAGCCCATAAAGGCCAAGCTGAGGCTGGAGGATGGGATGATTGGAGAGCAGCCTGAGGTCATTTACCATGTGTTCCACACATTACTATTTGGGGCCCTGGCCATGTTGTTTGTTGG GATGAAATACCTCTGGACACCTTATGTCTGCATGTTCACCGCATTTGGTGTGTGCTCCCCTGAACTTTGGGTGACCGTGTTTAAATGGCTGAAGCTGAAGTCTGTTCACCCCGTGGTGCTG GGTCTCATATTGAGCACAGCAGTTCCAACTATAATTGGGTTTAGCTTGTGGAGAGAG TACTTTCCCCGGCTGATATCAGAACTGTCCGAGCTGCAGGAGTTCTATGATCCCGACACAGTGGAGCTCATGAACTGGATCAA GACACAGGCCCCAACAGCAGCTGTGTTTGCTGGCAGTCCGCAGCTCATGGGAGCTGTGAAGCTGTGCTCTGGCTGGACTGTAACCAGTCTGCCCCTCTACACTGACATCAACCTGCTCAGGAGGAGTGAGAAT ATTTATCAAGTCTATGCAATGAGGTCTGCAGAAGACATCTACAAGATCCTTATGTCTTACAAGGCCAGCCATGTGATTATTGAGGAGGCCATCTGTGGTGAGATGAACCCCTCAAAAGGGTGCAGGATAAAGGACTTGCTGGACATCTCCAACGGCCAT ATGTGA
- the LOC108933272 gene encoding probable C-mannosyltransferase DPY19L4 isoform X2, translated as MTELRHRKEQTCQEPEKTLRTDLEDEMGCSSDLQHKLEGDQAEEEWKQSGSEDGGLTSNAVGREEVQEEKEEMDEPKASAAKRSRSLGKSVLLQHLVKLFFGCLAAVTCGMMYAVYLSTYHERKFWFSSRQELEREITFQGGNGLYYYYYKYMLAASSFEKGINDLMRDNRTISAQTINAVEQLSLYPELITSFLYRVTGSQDMIEPVYFYIGVVFGLQALYVTALFVSSWVMSGTWVAGMLAVAWYIINRPDTTKVDYAIPLRDNWALPYFSCQVAALTGFLRNNISSSGEMFCYLLLSASTFTFILIWEHSHYVLFIQSLALFLLDCFDLVQPRKMADIHKVYLCSIILAYMLQFQNPSLLSSPLLSLLVGSVLARYLQQNMKAGRMAARLMKIVLHFYLVFTIGITFSYIIKKTIPVNESDHILKFLEVKFGLNSTTDFVTNLLLCQEGFQSPGQDYFLRLTQASVLPFYLLVLLVCLLSTLQAIRRRLSGEPIKAKLRLEDGMIGEQPEVIYHVFHTLLFGALAMLFVGMKYLWTPYVCMFTAFGVCSPELWVTVFKWLKLKSVHPVVLGLILSTAVPTIIGFSLWREYFPRLISELSELQEFYDPDTVELMNWIKTQAPTAAVFAGSPQLMGAVKLCSGWTVTSLPLYTDINLLRRSENIYQVYAMRSAEDIYKILMSYKASHVIIEEAICGEMNPSKGCRIKDLLDISNGHVIYEKGEMYTFSKYGRFCQEIKMNYSPYINYFTRVFWNRSYHIYKVNTVVSFQY; from the exons ATGACTGAGTTGAGACACAGGAAGGAACAGACATGCCAAGAACCCGAGAAAACTTTGAGAACAGATTTGGAGGATGAAATGGGGTGTTCTTCTGATCTACAACATAAACTCGAAG GAGACCAGGCTGAGGAGGAGTGGAAGCAGTCAGGCTCTGAGGATGGAGGATTGACAAGCAATGCAGTGGGACGGGAGGAGGtacaggaggagaaagaggaaatgGATGAACCTAAGGCCTCTGCTGCGAAAAGATCCAGAAGCTTAGGCAAGT CTGTTCTGCTCCAACACCTGGTGAAATTGTTCTTTGGATGCCTGGCAGCTGTGACCTGTGGCATGATGTATGCTGTTTATCTCTCCACATACCACGAGAGGAAGTTCTGGTTCTCCAGCAGACAG GAGCTGGAACGTGAAATTACCTTTCAGGGAGGTAATGGGCTCTACTATTATTACTACAAATACATGCTGGCTGCCTCATCCTTTGAAAAAG GGATTAATGACCTGATGCGTGACAACAGGACCATCTCTGCTCAGACCATAAATGCTGTGGAGCAGCTATCCTTGTACCCTGAACTCATCACTAGCTTTCTGTACAGAGTCACGGGCAGCCAG GATATGATCGAGCCGGTGTATTTCTACATCGGAGTGGTGTTTGGCCTGCAAGCATTGTATGTAACGGCGCTCTTTGTGTCCAGCTGGGTGATGAGTGGTACTTGGGTGGCGGGAATGCTGGCCGTGGCCTGGTACATTATCAACAG GCCAGACACAACAAAAGTAGACTACGCAATTCCACTGAGGGACAACTGGGCCCTGCCCTACTTCTCCTGTCAAGTTGCAGCCTTAACTGGGTTCCTTAGAAACAACATTAGCTCCTCTGGTGAG ATGTTCTGCTATCTCCTCCTGAGTGCTTCTACCTTCACCTTCATCTTGATCTGGGAGCACAGCCACTATGTACTGTTTATTCAGAGCCTGGCTCTCTTCCTGCTGGATTGCTTTGACCTGGTGCAGCCTCGTAAG ATGGCAGATATCCACAAGGTCTACTTGTGTTCAATCATCCTGGCCTACATGCTACAGTTCCAGAATCCCAGCCTGCTCAGCTCTccacttctcagcctcctggTTGGCTCCGTGCTTGCGAGGTACTTGCAG CAAAACATGAAGGCTGGCCGCATGGCTGCAAGACTGATGAAGATTGTGTTGCACTTCTACTTGGTCTTCACAATTGGTATTACATTTAGCTATATCATTAAG AAAACCATTCCTGTCAATGAAAGTGACCATATATTAAAATTTCTTGAAGTCAAGTTTGGACTTAATTCCACAAC GGACTTTGTGACAAACCTGCTGCTGTGCCAGGAGGGCTTCCAGAGTCCTGGGCAGGACTACTTCTTGCGCCTTACACAGGCTTCGGTGCTGCCCTTCTACCTCCTCGTTCTGTTGGTCTGTCTGCTTTCCACTCTGCAGGCTATTCGCCGAAGGCTCAG TGGTGAGCCCATAAAGGCCAAGCTGAGGCTGGAGGATGGGATGATTGGAGAGCAGCCTGAGGTCATTTACCATGTGTTCCACACATTACTATTTGGGGCCCTGGCCATGTTGTTTGTTGG GATGAAATACCTCTGGACACCTTATGTCTGCATGTTCACCGCATTTGGTGTGTGCTCCCCTGAACTTTGGGTGACCGTGTTTAAATGGCTGAAGCTGAAGTCTGTTCACCCCGTGGTGCTG GGTCTCATATTGAGCACAGCAGTTCCAACTATAATTGGGTTTAGCTTGTGGAGAGAG TACTTTCCCCGGCTGATATCAGAACTGTCCGAGCTGCAGGAGTTCTATGATCCCGACACAGTGGAGCTCATGAACTGGATCAA GACACAGGCCCCAACAGCAGCTGTGTTTGCTGGCAGTCCGCAGCTCATGGGAGCTGTGAAGCTGTGCTCTGGCTGGACTGTAACCAGTCTGCCCCTCTACACTGACATCAACCTGCTCAGGAGGAGTGAGAAT ATTTATCAAGTCTATGCAATGAGGTCTGCAGAAGACATCTACAAGATCCTTATGTCTTACAAGGCCAGCCATGTGATTATTGAGGAGGCCATCTGTGGTGAGATGAACCCCTCAAAAGGGTGCAGGATAAAGGACTTGCTGGACATCTCCAACGGCCAT GTAATTTACGAGAAAGGAGAAATGTACACCTTCTCAAAGTATGGCAGGTTCTGTCAAGAGATCAAGATGAACTATTCCCCTTACATCAACTACTTCACCAGGGTCTTCTGGAACCGCTCTTATCACATCTATAAAGTGAACACGGTGGTCTCCTTTCAGTACTGA
- the LOC108933272 gene encoding probable C-mannosyltransferase DPY19L4 isoform X1 produces MAMTELRHRKEQTCQEPEKTLRTDLEDEMGCSSDLQHKLEGDQAEEEWKQSGSEDGGLTSNAVGREEVQEEKEEMDEPKASAAKRSRSLGKSVLLQHLVKLFFGCLAAVTCGMMYAVYLSTYHERKFWFSSRQELEREITFQGGNGLYYYYYKYMLAASSFEKGINDLMRDNRTISAQTINAVEQLSLYPELITSFLYRVTGSQDMIEPVYFYIGVVFGLQALYVTALFVSSWVMSGTWVAGMLAVAWYIINRPDTTKVDYAIPLRDNWALPYFSCQVAALTGFLRNNISSSGEMFCYLLLSASTFTFILIWEHSHYVLFIQSLALFLLDCFDLVQPRKMADIHKVYLCSIILAYMLQFQNPSLLSSPLLSLLVGSVLARYLQQNMKAGRMAARLMKIVLHFYLVFTIGITFSYIIKKTIPVNESDHILKFLEVKFGLNSTTDFVTNLLLCQEGFQSPGQDYFLRLTQASVLPFYLLVLLVCLLSTLQAIRRRLSGEPIKAKLRLEDGMIGEQPEVIYHVFHTLLFGALAMLFVGMKYLWTPYVCMFTAFGVCSPELWVTVFKWLKLKSVHPVVLGLILSTAVPTIIGFSLWREYFPRLISELSELQEFYDPDTVELMNWIKTQAPTAAVFAGSPQLMGAVKLCSGWTVTSLPLYTDINLLRRSENIYQVYAMRSAEDIYKILMSYKASHVIIEEAICGEMNPSKGCRIKDLLDISNGHVIYEKGEMYTFSKYGRFCQEIKMNYSPYINYFTRVFWNRSYHIYKVNTVVSFQY; encoded by the exons A TGGCAATGACTGAGTTGAGACACAGGAAGGAACAGACATGCCAAGAACCCGAGAAAACTTTGAGAACAGATTTGGAGGATGAAATGGGGTGTTCTTCTGATCTACAACATAAACTCGAAG GAGACCAGGCTGAGGAGGAGTGGAAGCAGTCAGGCTCTGAGGATGGAGGATTGACAAGCAATGCAGTGGGACGGGAGGAGGtacaggaggagaaagaggaaatgGATGAACCTAAGGCCTCTGCTGCGAAAAGATCCAGAAGCTTAGGCAAGT CTGTTCTGCTCCAACACCTGGTGAAATTGTTCTTTGGATGCCTGGCAGCTGTGACCTGTGGCATGATGTATGCTGTTTATCTCTCCACATACCACGAGAGGAAGTTCTGGTTCTCCAGCAGACAG GAGCTGGAACGTGAAATTACCTTTCAGGGAGGTAATGGGCTCTACTATTATTACTACAAATACATGCTGGCTGCCTCATCCTTTGAAAAAG GGATTAATGACCTGATGCGTGACAACAGGACCATCTCTGCTCAGACCATAAATGCTGTGGAGCAGCTATCCTTGTACCCTGAACTCATCACTAGCTTTCTGTACAGAGTCACGGGCAGCCAG GATATGATCGAGCCGGTGTATTTCTACATCGGAGTGGTGTTTGGCCTGCAAGCATTGTATGTAACGGCGCTCTTTGTGTCCAGCTGGGTGATGAGTGGTACTTGGGTGGCGGGAATGCTGGCCGTGGCCTGGTACATTATCAACAG GCCAGACACAACAAAAGTAGACTACGCAATTCCACTGAGGGACAACTGGGCCCTGCCCTACTTCTCCTGTCAAGTTGCAGCCTTAACTGGGTTCCTTAGAAACAACATTAGCTCCTCTGGTGAG ATGTTCTGCTATCTCCTCCTGAGTGCTTCTACCTTCACCTTCATCTTGATCTGGGAGCACAGCCACTATGTACTGTTTATTCAGAGCCTGGCTCTCTTCCTGCTGGATTGCTTTGACCTGGTGCAGCCTCGTAAG ATGGCAGATATCCACAAGGTCTACTTGTGTTCAATCATCCTGGCCTACATGCTACAGTTCCAGAATCCCAGCCTGCTCAGCTCTccacttctcagcctcctggTTGGCTCCGTGCTTGCGAGGTACTTGCAG CAAAACATGAAGGCTGGCCGCATGGCTGCAAGACTGATGAAGATTGTGTTGCACTTCTACTTGGTCTTCACAATTGGTATTACATTTAGCTATATCATTAAG AAAACCATTCCTGTCAATGAAAGTGACCATATATTAAAATTTCTTGAAGTCAAGTTTGGACTTAATTCCACAAC GGACTTTGTGACAAACCTGCTGCTGTGCCAGGAGGGCTTCCAGAGTCCTGGGCAGGACTACTTCTTGCGCCTTACACAGGCTTCGGTGCTGCCCTTCTACCTCCTCGTTCTGTTGGTCTGTCTGCTTTCCACTCTGCAGGCTATTCGCCGAAGGCTCAG TGGTGAGCCCATAAAGGCCAAGCTGAGGCTGGAGGATGGGATGATTGGAGAGCAGCCTGAGGTCATTTACCATGTGTTCCACACATTACTATTTGGGGCCCTGGCCATGTTGTTTGTTGG GATGAAATACCTCTGGACACCTTATGTCTGCATGTTCACCGCATTTGGTGTGTGCTCCCCTGAACTTTGGGTGACCGTGTTTAAATGGCTGAAGCTGAAGTCTGTTCACCCCGTGGTGCTG GGTCTCATATTGAGCACAGCAGTTCCAACTATAATTGGGTTTAGCTTGTGGAGAGAG TACTTTCCCCGGCTGATATCAGAACTGTCCGAGCTGCAGGAGTTCTATGATCCCGACACAGTGGAGCTCATGAACTGGATCAA GACACAGGCCCCAACAGCAGCTGTGTTTGCTGGCAGTCCGCAGCTCATGGGAGCTGTGAAGCTGTGCTCTGGCTGGACTGTAACCAGTCTGCCCCTCTACACTGACATCAACCTGCTCAGGAGGAGTGAGAAT ATTTATCAAGTCTATGCAATGAGGTCTGCAGAAGACATCTACAAGATCCTTATGTCTTACAAGGCCAGCCATGTGATTATTGAGGAGGCCATCTGTGGTGAGATGAACCCCTCAAAAGGGTGCAGGATAAAGGACTTGCTGGACATCTCCAACGGCCAT GTAATTTACGAGAAAGGAGAAATGTACACCTTCTCAAAGTATGGCAGGTTCTGTCAAGAGATCAAGATGAACTATTCCCCTTACATCAACTACTTCACCAGGGTCTTCTGGAACCGCTCTTATCACATCTATAAAGTGAACACGGTGGTCTCCTTTCAGTACTGA